The Burkholderia lata genome contains a region encoding:
- a CDS encoding UbiH/UbiF family hydroxylase codes for MPAMTAHHTFDVAVVGGGLVGKTAALALTQSGYKTALLAQPATPRPADLAFDTRVYALSTSSQALLERLRVWQALDHSRLAPVYDMRVYGDAHAELHFSAYQASVPQLAWIAESSLVEASLDAALRFQPNLTWFDARAQGFDVRDDAAVLTLSSGQVLEADLIVGADGAHSWVRSQMGAKVERRDYRQTGVVANFKASLPHRETAYQWFHEGEIVALLPLPDGHVSLVWSAHTAHADELLALDPAQLAAEVERVSHGQVGTLDCVTPAAGFPLALQTVDKLIAPRVALVGDAAHLIHPLAGQGMNLGLRDVAALADAIAGKESFRNLGDTVLLRRYERSRREDIRALMVATDGLQRLFAVPGSLAKAVRNAGMAFVGAQPLVKRWLVSAALG; via the coding sequence ATGCCCGCCATGACTGCCCACCACACCTTCGACGTCGCCGTGGTCGGCGGCGGGCTCGTCGGCAAGACGGCCGCGCTCGCGCTGACCCAGTCCGGCTACAAGACAGCCTTGCTCGCCCAGCCGGCCACGCCGCGCCCCGCCGATCTCGCATTCGACACGCGCGTCTACGCACTGTCCACCAGTTCGCAGGCGCTGCTCGAGCGGCTGCGGGTCTGGCAGGCGCTCGATCACAGCCGGCTCGCACCGGTCTACGACATGCGCGTGTACGGCGATGCCCACGCGGAACTGCATTTCTCCGCGTATCAGGCTTCCGTGCCGCAGCTCGCGTGGATCGCTGAATCGTCGCTGGTCGAGGCGTCGCTCGACGCCGCGCTGCGGTTCCAGCCGAATCTCACGTGGTTCGACGCGCGCGCACAGGGCTTCGACGTGCGCGACGACGCGGCCGTGCTCACGCTGTCGTCGGGGCAGGTGCTGGAAGCGGACCTCATCGTCGGCGCCGATGGCGCGCATTCATGGGTGCGCTCGCAAATGGGGGCCAAAGTCGAGCGACGCGACTACCGGCAAACCGGCGTCGTCGCGAACTTCAAGGCGTCGCTGCCGCACCGCGAGACGGCCTACCAGTGGTTCCACGAAGGCGAGATCGTCGCGCTGTTGCCGCTGCCGGACGGCCATGTGTCGCTCGTCTGGTCCGCGCACACCGCGCATGCGGACGAATTGCTCGCGCTCGACCCGGCGCAGCTCGCGGCCGAGGTCGAGCGCGTGTCGCATGGGCAGGTCGGCACCCTCGACTGCGTGACGCCGGCCGCCGGCTTCCCGCTGGCGCTGCAGACGGTCGACAAGCTGATCGCGCCGCGCGTCGCGCTCGTCGGCGATGCCGCGCACCTGATCCACCCGCTCGCGGGGCAGGGGATGAACCTCGGGCTGCGCGACGTCGCGGCGCTTGCCGACGCGATCGCCGGCAAGGAAAGCTTCCGCAACCTCGGCGATACGGTGCTGCTGCGTCGCTACGAGCGTTCGCGCCGCGAGGACATCCGTGCGCTGATGGTCGCGACCGACGGGCTGCAGCGGCTGTTCGCGGTGCCGGGCTCGCTCGCGAAGGCCGTGCGCAACGCGGGCATGGCCTTCGTCGGCGCGCAGCCGCTCGTGAAGCGCTGGCTCGTGTCGGCCGCGCTCGGCTGA
- a CDS encoding DsbC family protein, whose translation MKKTIRIASLALAVTMATLGCTAQADQTTDKLKATLQARLGSDAPIKSVSKAPVAGLYEVNLGSQIIYSDAAGDYVLLGDLVDTKTHKNLTDARLSEINKIDFASLPFANAIKVVKGNGARKIAVFSDPNCPYCKKLETTLQSVDNVTVYTFLYPVLSPDSTAKSKAIWCATDRAKTWQSWMLDHRAPSGAGSCDTTALDKNLALGRGMNVTGTPTIFLPDGRRLPGAVSADQLNQALASSK comes from the coding sequence ATGAAAAAAACGATCCGCATCGCGTCGCTGGCGCTGGCCGTCACGATGGCGACGCTTGGCTGCACCGCGCAGGCCGACCAGACCACCGACAAGCTGAAAGCGACGCTGCAGGCCCGTCTCGGCAGCGACGCGCCGATCAAGAGCGTGTCGAAAGCGCCGGTCGCCGGCCTTTACGAAGTGAACCTCGGCTCGCAGATCATCTATAGCGATGCGGCAGGCGACTACGTGCTGCTCGGCGATCTCGTCGACACCAAGACGCACAAGAACCTGACCGACGCTCGCCTGTCCGAAATCAACAAGATCGACTTCGCGAGCCTGCCGTTCGCGAATGCGATCAAGGTCGTCAAGGGCAACGGCGCCCGCAAGATCGCGGTGTTCTCCGATCCGAACTGCCCGTACTGCAAGAAGCTCGAGACGACGCTGCAGTCGGTCGACAATGTGACCGTCTACACGTTCCTGTACCCGGTGCTGTCGCCGGATTCGACCGCGAAGTCGAAGGCGATCTGGTGTGCGACCGACCGCGCGAAAACGTGGCAGAGCTGGATGCTCGACCATCGTGCACCGTCCGGCGCCGGTAGCTGCGATACCACCGCGCTCGACAAGAACCTCGCGCTCGGCCGCGGGATGAATGTCACGGGCACGCCGACGATCTTCCTGCCGGACGGCCGCCGCCTGCCGGGCGCCGTGTCGGCCGACCAGCTCAATCAGGCGCTCGCCTCGAGCAAGTAA